In Pseudomonas fluorescens, the following are encoded in one genomic region:
- a CDS encoding PhoX family phosphatase — MSLLEENQSTDLENMVGLSRRGFISAGALCGAAMFLGGNLLSRSVMAASVSAGNSQLLGFDSIAAATSDSITLPAGYKSSVLISWGQPLHKDGPAFDPSGNGSAEHQEAQFGDNNDGMSLFEFPGEKDRALMAINNEYTNYRYLYAHGGMPQSAQEVRKALACEGVSVIEVQRKNGQWQFVQGSRYNRRIHGNAPITLSGPAAGHALLKTSADPQGRNALGTFQNCANGKTPWGTYLTCEENFTDCFGSSNAEQKFDPAQKRYGVVATSKEINWHQHDERFDMAKNPNELNRHGWVVEIDPFDPKSTPVKRTALGRFKHENAALAETGDGHAVVYMGDDERGEFIYKFVSRDKIDHKNPKANRDILDHGTLYVARFDAGDGNVDHPKGQGEWIELTHGKNGIDASSGFADQAEVLIHARLAASVVKATRMDRPEWIVVSPKDGQVYCTLTNNAKRGEEGQPVGGPNPREKNVYGQILRWRTERDDHGSKTFAWDLFVVAGNPGVHAGTPKGGSSNITPQNMFNSPDGLGFDKAGRLWILTDGDSSNAGDFAGMGNNQMLCADPVTGEIRRFMVGPVGCEVTGISFSPDQKTLFVGIQHPGENGGSTFPEHLPNGKPRSSVMAISREDGGIVGA; from the coding sequence ATGAGCCTATTAGAAGAAAACCAGTCCACCGACCTCGAAAACATGGTCGGCCTCAGCCGTCGCGGCTTCATCAGCGCAGGTGCCCTGTGCGGCGCGGCGATGTTCCTCGGCGGCAACCTGCTGAGCCGCAGCGTGATGGCCGCCAGCGTCAGCGCCGGCAACAGTCAGTTGCTGGGTTTCGACAGCATTGCCGCCGCCACCAGCGATTCCATCACCCTGCCAGCGGGCTACAAGTCCTCGGTGCTGATCAGCTGGGGCCAACCTCTGCACAAGGACGGCCCGGCGTTCGACCCGAGCGGCAACGGCAGCGCCGAACATCAGGAAGCCCAGTTCGGCGACAACAACGACGGCATGAGCCTGTTCGAATTTCCGGGCGAAAAAGACCGGGCGCTGATGGCGATCAACAACGAATACACCAACTACCGCTACCTCTACGCCCACGGCGGCATGCCGCAATCGGCGCAAGAAGTTCGCAAGGCACTGGCCTGCGAAGGTGTGTCGGTGATTGAAGTGCAGCGCAAGAACGGCCAATGGCAATTCGTCCAGGGCTCGCGCTACAACCGCCGCATTCACGGCAACGCACCGATCACCCTGAGCGGCCCGGCCGCCGGACATGCCCTGCTGAAAACCAGTGCCGATCCGCAGGGCAGGAACGCCCTCGGCACCTTCCAGAACTGCGCCAATGGCAAGACGCCATGGGGCACCTATCTGACCTGTGAAGAGAACTTCACCGACTGCTTCGGCAGCAGTAACGCCGAGCAGAAATTCGACCCGGCGCAAAAACGCTACGGCGTGGTGGCCACCAGCAAAGAGATCAACTGGCACCAGCACGACGAGCGCTTCGACATGGCGAAGAACCCCAACGAACTCAACCGTCACGGCTGGGTGGTGGAGATCGATCCGTTCGATCCGAAATCGACGCCGGTCAAACGCACGGCCCTGGGCCGCTTCAAACACGAAAACGCCGCCCTGGCCGAAACCGGCGACGGTCATGCCGTGGTGTACATGGGCGACGATGAACGCGGGGAGTTCATCTACAAATTCGTCAGCCGCGACAAGATCGACCACAAGAACCCCAAGGCCAACCGCGACATTCTCGACCACGGCACCCTGTACGTGGCGCGTTTCGATGCCGGCGACGGCAACGTCGATCACCCGAAAGGCCAAGGTGAATGGATCGAACTGACCCACGGTAAAAACGGCATCGACGCCAGCAGCGGTTTTGCCGATCAGGCCGAAGTGCTGATCCACGCCCGTCTCGCCGCCAGTGTGGTGAAAGCCACGCGCATGGACCGCCCGGAATGGATCGTGGTCAGCCCCAAGGATGGCCAGGTCTACTGCACGCTGACCAACAACGCTAAACGCGGCGAAGAAGGGCAACCGGTGGGCGGGCCAAACCCTCGCGAGAAGAACGTCTACGGGCAGATCCTGCGCTGGCGCACCGAGCGTGACGATCACGGCTCGAAAACTTTTGCCTGGGACCTGTTCGTCGTCGCCGGTAATCCGGGTGTTCACGCCGGCACACCAAAAGGCGGGTCGTCGAACATCACGCCGCAGAACATGTTCAACAGCCCGGACGGGCTGGGCTTCGACAAGGCCGGGCGCTTGTGGATTCTCACCGATGGCGATTCGAGCAACGCCGGAGACTTTGCCGGCATGGGCAACAACCAGATGCTCTGTGCCGACCCGGTAACTGGCGAGATTCGCCGCTTCATGGTTGGCCCGGTAGGTTGTGAAGTGACGGGGATCAGCTTCTCGCCGGATCAGAAGACCCTGTTTGTCGGGATCCAGCACCCGGGCGAAAATGGTGGTTCGACCTTCCCAGAGCACCTGCCCAATGGCAAGCCGCGGTCTTCGGTGATGGCGATTTCGCGGGAAGATGGCGGGATCGTCGGCGCCTGA
- a CDS encoding serine/threonine protein kinase, producing MAHPFETLTPDLVLDAVESIGFLSDARILALNSYENRVYQVGIEDAEPLIAKFYRPQRWTNEAILEEHQFTAELADCEVPVVAPLIHNGETLHEHNGFRFTLFPRRGGRAPEPGNLDQLYRLGQLLGRLHAVGSTRPFEHREALAVKNFGHDSLATLLDGNFIPRSLLPAYESVARDLLKRVEDAYSNTPHQNIRMHGDCHPGNMMCRDEMFHIVDLDDCRMGPAVQDIWMMLAGDRQDCLSQLSELMDGYNEFHDFDPRELALIEPLRALRLMHYSAWLARRWEDPAFPRSFPWFGTERYWGDQVLALREQLAALQEEPLKLF from the coding sequence ATGGCCCACCCGTTTGAAACCCTCACACCAGACCTCGTGCTCGATGCCGTCGAAAGCATCGGCTTTCTCAGCGACGCGCGCATCCTGGCCCTCAACAGCTACGAGAACCGCGTCTACCAAGTCGGTATCGAAGACGCCGAGCCGCTGATCGCCAAGTTCTACCGGCCGCAACGCTGGACCAACGAAGCGATTCTGGAAGAGCACCAGTTCACCGCCGAACTCGCCGACTGCGAGGTGCCGGTCGTGGCGCCGTTGATCCACAACGGTGAAACCCTGCACGAACACAACGGTTTCCGCTTCACCCTGTTCCCCCGCCGTGGCGGCCGCGCGCCGGAGCCGGGCAACCTCGACCAACTGTATCGCCTGGGCCAGTTACTCGGGCGCCTGCATGCGGTCGGCTCGACCCGGCCGTTCGAGCACCGTGAAGCACTGGCGGTGAAAAACTTCGGCCATGACTCGCTGGCCACGTTGCTCGACGGCAATTTCATCCCCCGCAGCCTGCTGCCGGCCTACGAATCTGTGGCCCGCGATCTGCTCAAGCGTGTGGAAGATGCCTACAGCAACACGCCGCACCAGAACATCCGCATGCACGGTGACTGCCACCCCGGCAACATGATGTGCCGCGACGAGATGTTCCATATCGTCGACCTCGACGACTGCCGCATGGGTCCGGCGGTGCAGGACATCTGGATGATGCTCGCCGGCGATCGTCAGGATTGCCTGAGCCAGTTGTCGGAACTGATGGACGGCTACAACGAGTTCCACGACTTTGACCCCCGTGAACTCGCCTTGATCGAACCGCTGCGCGCCTTGCGCCTGATGCACTACAGCGCCTGGCTCGCCCGCCGCTGGGAAGACCCGGCCTTCCCCCGCAGTTTCCCTTGGTTCGGCACCGAGCGTTATTGGGGGGATCAGGTGTTGGCGTTGCGCGAGCAACTGGCGGCGCTCCAGGAAGAGCCACTGAAACTCTTCTGA
- the rarD gene encoding EamA family transporter RarD, protein MQAANPRHGYILGLSAYIIWGLFPLYFKAIASVPAVEIIIHRVLWSALFGALLLMVWKHPGWWRELRENPRRLAILALSGALIAANWLTYVWSVNNGRMLEASLGYYINPLVNVLLGMLILGERLRRMQWIAVGLAAVGVAQQVWQVGSLPWVSLVLALTFGFYGLIRKQAPVKALPGLVVETWMLVPIALGWLLLNPMASSAQAEFWTTSQAWWLVAAGPITLVPLVCFNAAARHLPYTTLGFLQYLAPTLVLLQAVLLFGEHLSSSTLVAFMFIWAGLAVYSIDAWISLRRRS, encoded by the coding sequence ATGCAAGCCGCCAACCCGCGCCACGGGTACATTCTAGGCCTGAGTGCCTACATCATCTGGGGACTTTTCCCCCTCTACTTCAAAGCCATCGCCAGCGTGCCCGCCGTGGAAATCATCATCCACCGGGTGCTGTGGTCGGCGCTGTTCGGCGCCTTGTTGCTGATGGTCTGGAAGCATCCAGGTTGGTGGCGCGAGCTGCGGGAAAACCCGCGGCGCCTGGCGATCCTGGCCCTGAGCGGTGCGCTGATCGCGGCCAACTGGTTGACCTACGTCTGGTCGGTGAACAACGGACGCATGCTGGAGGCCAGCCTCGGTTACTACATCAACCCGTTGGTGAACGTGTTGCTGGGCATGCTGATCCTCGGCGAACGGCTGCGGCGCATGCAATGGATTGCCGTCGGTCTGGCAGCTGTCGGTGTGGCACAGCAGGTCTGGCAAGTCGGCAGCCTGCCATGGGTGTCGCTGGTGCTGGCACTGACCTTCGGTTTCTATGGCCTGATTCGCAAGCAGGCGCCAGTCAAGGCGCTGCCGGGGCTGGTGGTGGAAACCTGGATGCTGGTGCCGATTGCCCTCGGTTGGTTGCTGCTCAATCCGATGGCCAGCAGCGCCCAGGCCGAATTCTGGACCACGTCCCAAGCCTGGTGGCTGGTCGCCGCCGGCCCGATCACGCTGGTGCCGCTGGTCTGCTTCAACGCTGCTGCACGGCATTTGCCCTACACGACATTGGGCTTTCTCCAGTATCTGGCGCCGACACTGGTACTGCTGCAAGCGGTCCTGCTGTTTGGCGAACACCTGTCGTCCAGCACCTTGGTAGCGTTCATGTTTATCTGGGCCGGCCTGGCGGTTTACAGCATCGATGCGTGGATAAGTTTGCGCCGCCGCAGCTGA
- a CDS encoding glycine cleavage system protein R yields MDHLVLTVFAPDKPGQVERIAQCIAEHGGNWLESRMSRMAGQFAGILRVGVPAEAYDELVDALQGLSVQGIRVLIAESGIEQSCTWKPIAMELVGNDRPGIVRDITRLLSEQGVNLERLVTEVRPAPMSSEPLFHAEAILAVPLTLSLDVLQSRLETLADDLMVELVLRSEP; encoded by the coding sequence ATGGACCACCTCGTACTCACTGTTTTTGCTCCGGACAAGCCCGGGCAAGTCGAGCGCATTGCCCAATGCATTGCCGAGCACGGCGGCAACTGGCTGGAAAGCCGCATGTCGCGCATGGCGGGACAATTCGCCGGGATTCTTCGAGTGGGGGTGCCGGCCGAGGCCTACGACGAATTGGTCGATGCCCTGCAGGGCTTGTCCGTCCAGGGCATTCGCGTGTTGATCGCTGAAAGCGGTATCGAACAATCCTGTACCTGGAAACCGATCGCCATGGAACTGGTGGGCAATGATCGCCCGGGGATCGTGCGTGACATCACGCGCTTGTTGAGTGAGCAGGGGGTGAATCTGGAGCGACTGGTCACCGAAGTGCGTCCGGCACCGATGAGCAGCGAGCCGTTGTTCCATGCCGAAGCGATTCTCGCGGTCCCGCTGACGCTGTCGCTGGACGTACTGCAATCGCGCCTGGAAACCCTGGCGGACGACCTGATGGTCGAGTTGGTGTTGCGCAGTGAACCCTGA